In Thermodesulfobacteriota bacterium, the genomic stretch GACGAAGCGCTCATGAAGGCCGCGGCCGGGAACGCGGTGGCGATAGGCGCGGGGCACCTGTTCATCATTATCCTCAAAGGCGCTTACCCCATAAGCGTCCTCAACCAGATAAAGAACTGCCCCGAGGTCTGCTCGGTCTGGTGCGCTACAGCCAACCCGCTTCAGGTGATCGTCACGAGGACCGGACAGGGGAAAGGCGTAGTGGGCGTAATCGACGGGTTCAGCCCGCTCATGGCCGAGGGGGAAAAGGACAGGCTTGAGCGGAAGCAATTCCTGAGGAAGATAGGCTACAAGCTCTAGCAGGCTAGCCTTGGATGCGTCGTCTTCAAAATGAACACTAGGAGTTTTTCAGCTTTTAAGAAAAGAACCGGGCTTACCTTCCAGCCACATGGTGACCGGGCGGAACGTCCCGGGTTCACGCTAATCCCTGTAGATCTCGAATATTTCGTTGAAGTCCGCGGAAGCGTCCAGAAAGGCCTCGAGCACGCGCGGGTCGAAGTGCCCGGGGCTAGTCCTTGCGTTCCCCTTGCTTATGACCTTCACGGCCTCTTCATGGCCCATCGCGTCCTTGTAAGGCCTCTTGCTCCTTAACGCGTCATACTGGTCCACTATCATGACTATCCTGCCCTCGAGCGGGATGTCCTCGCCCCTGAGCCCGCCGGGGTAGCCGGAACCGTCCCATCGCTCGTGGTGGGTCCTCGCTATCACGGCCGCGGTCTGGATGGAAGGGTAAGGAGAGTCGAGGAGCATCCTCTCGCCCATGAGAGTGTGCCCCTTCATGGAATCGAACTCCCGGCCGGTGAGCGCCCCCGGCTTGAGGAGGATGACGTCAGGGATGCCCACCTTGCCTATGTCGTGCATGGGGCTTGCGAAGGTTATGCTGTCCACGAAGTCCTCGGACGCGCCGAGCACCCTGGCGAGCCTACCGGAGTAGAGCCCTATCCTCTTTATGTGCGCCCCGGTGTCGCTGTCCCTGAACTCGGATATCCTCATTATCCGGTGGACGAGCTCCTTGCTCGTCTCTTTTATCATCTGGAGCGCGTCCGCGAGCTCCGCCGTCCTTTTCCTTACGTCCTCCTCGAGGCGGTGCTTGTAGTTCCTCTCCATCTGGACGAGCCTCGCGTACTTGACGGCCTTCTCTACCGCGTGGACGAGGTGCTCGGGCTTGTAGGGCTTTATTATGAAGTCGAAGGCGCCCTTCTTGATGGCGTCCACGACCACGTCTACATCCGCGTA encodes the following:
- a CDS encoding adenosine-specific kinase, with translation MELQAVEVDIPEGSNVILGQAHFIKTVEDLYEIIRTTVPEAGFGVALAEASGPCLVRVEGNDEALMKAAAGNAVAIGAGHLFIIILKGAYPISVLNQIKNCPEVCSVWCATANPLQVIVTRTGQGKGVVGVIDGFSPLMAEGEKDRLERKQFLRKIGYKL
- a CDS encoding response regulator; the protein is MTPQSPAHILVADDNHFVLESTVLLLSGLGFKVTPCRDARESIEALRGGAPDAVLTDIKMPGLSGLDLLDRIRTTNKEVPVIFMTAYADVDVVVDAIKKGAFDFIIKPYKPEHLVHAVEKAVKYARLVQMERNYKHRLEEDVRKRTAELADALQMIKETSKELVHRIMRISEFRDSDTGAHIKRIGLYSGRLARVLGASEDFVDSITFASPMHDIGKVGIPDVILLKPGALTGREFDSMKGHTLMGERMLLDSPYPSIQTAAVIARTHHERWDGSGYPGGLRGEDIPLEGRIVMIVDQYDALRSKRPYKDAMGHEEAVKVISKGNARTSPGHFDPRVLEAFLDASADFNEIFEIYRD